One Aphidius gifuensis isolate YNYX2018 linkage group LG5, ASM1490517v1, whole genome shotgun sequence genomic region harbors:
- the LOC122857287 gene encoding zinc finger CCHC domain-containing protein 8 homolog — MDCLEEGECLDDTSPEVITLDTTQESLNDTTEINDDENIKIVEEKINLNDTKHNLECMEQTLPPGVAPDGFILIDESVVVETDEPEKLNNKNDDDDVPVFKVIFKNKSIAEQYRKRVYNYLRRLLGQPATVEQDDTSDCVLNIWENTNDKLISDKDENHVNGFDDKILFHFDTNPEDKITDLNIPTYGKKFDKVMKEDNYEIEEDKDDTNSGPKLNCFNCLGNHNMRDCTEPRNPMEINKNRKEFGTRNGPRNVRYHIDDDQKFGHLKPGILSSELRKALGLNDDELPKHIIRMRSLGYPPGWLEEARLEHSGIILYNSEGQIETDPSDKLNDLPDPENKDKYDVKKLHDFPGYNIPPPPGTHDYFWPPEQQIMHSKEAMLKSLKGRKTDDGYKRKKLKLSAPQSADSSINSCIEPIEMEIETHDNDTPASPDNGLIDNIDCSSSSTNPETNDDNLLPPGVVETELIDEQKQINIEKIDEQELNVDKEIINNSMDTQDDIPSTPIINKSINIFDISGLDGSPSLTDLENKKKLLLQELDDSSLQSNPATPVRLNLTNEFVTPTTTTTTTPKCGSVKSVEFGTPIIQSTSRFTKLPSSDKFSKNICDVINFENLPDSTGKYEKISGLLQKVRDTLANIENND, encoded by the exons gaaaaaataaatttaaatgatactAAACATAACCTAGAATGTATGGAACAAACTTTACCACCTGGAGTTGCACCAGATGgatttatattaattgatgaatcaGTTGTCGTTGAGACTGATGAgcctgaaaaattaaataataaaaatgatgatgatgatgttccAGTATTCaaagttatatttaaaaataaatcaattgctga acaaTATCGAAAAagagtttataattatttaagaagATTACTTGGACAACCAGCAACAGTGGAGCAAGATGATACGTCTGActgtgttttaaatatttgggaAAATACTAATGACAAATTAATATCTGATAAAGATGAAAATCATGTAAATggttttgatgataaaattctATTCCACTTTGACACAAATCCTGAGGATAAAATTACTGATTTAAATATTCCAACATATGGAaag aAATTTGATAAAGTAATGAAAGAAGATAATTATGAAATTGAAGAAGATAAAGATGATACAAATTCAGGtccaaaattaaattgttttaattgtcTTGGTAATCATAATATGCGTGATTGTACAGAGCCAAGAAATCcaatggaaataaataaaaatagaaaagaattTGGTACAAGAAATGGACCAAGAAATGTCAGATATcatattgatgatgatcaaAAATTTGGTCATTTAAAACCTGGTATATTAAGTTCAGAATTAAGAAAAGCACTTGGTCTTAATGACGATGAACTTCCAAAACATATAATAcg aatgagAAGTTTAGGATATCCACCAGGTTGGCTTGAAGAAGCACGTCTTGAACATTCAGGTATAATTCTTTACAATTCAGAAGGACAAATTGAAACAGATCCatctgataaattaaatgatctaCCTGATCcagaaaataaagataaatatgatgttaaaaaattacatgatttTCCTGGTTATAatataccaccaccacctgGTACACATGATTATTTTTGGCCTCCAGAACAACAAATAATGCACAGTAAAGAAGCAAtgttaaaaagtttaaaaggTAGAAAAACAGATGATGGTTATAAAcgtaaaaaattgaaattatcagCACCACAATCAGCTGATAGttcaataaattcatgtaTTGAACCAATTGAAATGGAAATTGAAACACATGATAATGATACACCAGCATCACCAGATAATGgtcttattgataatattgattgttcATCAAGTTCGACAAATCCAGAgacaaatgatgataatttattaccaCCTGGTGTTGTTGAAACAGAATTAATAGAtgaacaaaaacaaattaatatagaaaaaattgacGAACAAGAATTAAATGTtgacaaagaaataattaataattctatGGATACACAAGATGACATACCATCAAcaccaattattaataaatcaataaatatatttgatatatcTGGTCTTGATGGTTCACCATCATTAACtgatcttgaaaataaaaaaaaattattacttcaAGAACTTGATGATTCAAGCTTACAATCAAATCCAGCTACTCCAGTtagattaaatttaacaaatgaatttgtaacaccaacaacaacaacaacaacaactccAAAATGTGGATCTGTTAAATCAGTTGAATTTGGTACACCAATTATTCAAAGTACATCACGATTTACAAAACTTCCATCGAGTgataaattttcgaaaaatatttgtgatgttattaattttgaaaatttaccagATTCAACTGgtaagtatgaaaaaataagtgGATTATTACAAAAAGTACGAGATACATTGGccaacattgaaaataatgattaa
- the LOC122857362 gene encoding small integral membrane protein 14-like isoform X1, with protein sequence MGDEGFNVCECISNFEMMQRLLSLLRQSQAYCTDNECLSLSRLPAPEENGDFLMIGMAFAVMILLYLFRPNSLRQGPSDEKHHGNSSAHQSQRQLIHQLI encoded by the exons ATGGGAGACGAAGGATTCAATGTTTGTGAATGCATATCAAATTTTGAAATGATGCAGCGTCTGTTGTCACTT CTTCGACAGTCACAGGCTTATTGCACCGATAATGAATGTCTGAGTTTATCGCGAc ttCCAGCTCCAGAAGAAAATggtgattttttaatgattggAATGGCATTTGCTGTGATGATATTGCTTTATTTGTTTCGTCCAAATTCACTTCGTCAAGGACCAAGTGATGAAAAACATCATGGAAATTCATcg gcTCATCAGTCTCAACGACAACtgattcatcaattaatataa
- the LOC122857362 gene encoding small integral membrane protein 14-like isoform X2: MGDEGFNVCECISNFEMMQRLLSLLRQSQAYCTDNECLSLSRLPAPEENGDFLMIGMAFAVMILLYLFRPNSLRQGPSDEKHHGNSSEPHDDPPAIS, from the exons ATGGGAGACGAAGGATTCAATGTTTGTGAATGCATATCAAATTTTGAAATGATGCAGCGTCTGTTGTCACTT CTTCGACAGTCACAGGCTTATTGCACCGATAATGAATGTCTGAGTTTATCGCGAc ttCCAGCTCCAGAAGAAAATggtgattttttaatgattggAATGGCATTTGCTGTGATGATATTGCTTTATTTGTTTCGTCCAAATTCACTTCGTCAAGGACCAAGTGATGAAAAACATCATGGAAATTCATcg gAACCACATGATGATCCACCAGCAATTAGCTAA